Proteins from a genomic interval of Thermoanaerobacterium thermosaccharolyticum DSM 571:
- the pfkB gene encoding 1-phosphofructokinase, translated as MITTVTINPAIDRTLIIDDFKVGAVNRVSRSIIDAGGKGINVAKNLKNLGNDVVCLGFMGPNGKYIEDVLNKLGIESHFVPIESDIRINIKIIDEKYHTYTDINEAGPDVSRDEVEKLISSINEHVDFSNVIVLSGSLPPSVDKRFYGYVIEKIKKKGIKVILDADGDALKYGIEAKPYMIKPNVHELSQIAGKKLERKDEIIEEGMKIIENGVSIVAVSMGGKGSLVLTDEKIYFVKPIKVDVKGTVGAGDAYVAGFAHGIYNNLAIEETIKMASAASTSVVMREGTKACSLKDVNELKEKVEIGIIERG; from the coding sequence ATGATAACGACAGTGACCATAAACCCGGCGATAGACAGAACATTGATAATTGATGACTTTAAGGTTGGTGCGGTAAATAGGGTATCAAGGTCTATCATCGATGCTGGAGGAAAAGGGATAAATGTAGCTAAGAATTTAAAAAATCTGGGCAATGATGTGGTGTGCCTTGGCTTCATGGGGCCAAATGGGAAATACATTGAAGATGTACTAAATAAATTAGGAATTGAGTCTCACTTCGTGCCAATCGAAAGCGATATAAGGATAAATATAAAGATAATTGATGAGAAATACCACACGTATACAGATATAAATGAAGCTGGGCCAGATGTTTCTCGTGACGAAGTGGAGAAGTTAATTTCGAGCATAAATGAGCATGTCGATTTCTCAAATGTGATTGTTTTATCTGGTAGTTTACCACCAAGTGTCGACAAAAGGTTTTACGGATATGTTATTGAAAAAATCAAGAAAAAAGGCATAAAAGTTATACTGGATGCTGATGGAGATGCTTTGAAATACGGCATTGAAGCAAAACCTTACATGATAAAGCCTAACGTACATGAGCTTTCACAAATTGCAGGAAAAAAACTCGAAAGAAAAGATGAAATAATTGAAGAAGGCATGAAGATTATTGAAAATGGTGTTTCAATAGTTGCTGTATCAATGGGCGGCAAAGGCAGCCTTGTTTTGACAGACGAGAAGATATATTTTGTAAAGCCTATAAAAGTTGATGTAAAAGGTACAGTAGGTGCAGGTGATGCATATGTTGCTGGATTCGCTCATGGCATCTACAATAATCTGGCTATAGAAGAAACGATAAAGATGGCGTCTGCTGCTTCTACCTCAGTTGTCATGCGGGAAGGTACAAAAGCGTGTTCTTTAAAAGATGTAAATGAACTGAAAGAAAAAGTTGAAATTGGAATAATTGAAAGGGGATAA
- a CDS encoding DeoR/GlpR family DNA-binding transcription regulator: MFGEERRMKIAELLSKDKSMTVSELSEILGVSESTIRRDLRMLELDGFIQRTHGGAILNTHTHYEPSFVEKEDYELPSKMKIGKIAASLIEEGDSIILDAGTTTLMIAKSLPDIHLTVVTNSPLIAIELSSYHNIELIVTGGIERLNTKALVGPIAEMVIRNFKVDKAFIGANAVSYENGLMTPDIIEANTKKAMIDVSNEVYAVVDHTKFGKKSFVKFADIGDITAIITDDELDYEIVKKYEQVNVDVLNFGKDVADDNDSDHKPGDRQNIDN, encoded by the coding sequence ATGTTTGGCGAAGAGCGCAGGATGAAGATAGCAGAGCTCTTAAGCAAAGATAAAAGCATGACAGTGTCAGAACTTAGCGAAATATTAGGTGTATCAGAGTCAACCATAAGAAGAGATCTCAGAATGCTGGAACTTGACGGCTTTATACAGAGGACACACGGCGGTGCCATATTGAATACGCATACACATTATGAGCCATCTTTCGTGGAAAAAGAGGATTATGAGCTTCCATCGAAGATGAAAATCGGAAAAATTGCTGCGTCTCTAATCGAAGAAGGCGACTCGATAATACTGGACGCTGGCACTACCACATTGATGATTGCAAAATCTTTACCAGACATACATCTTACGGTTGTTACGAATTCGCCGTTAATTGCGATAGAATTATCAAGTTATCACAATATTGAACTTATTGTAACAGGTGGTATAGAGAGGCTTAATACAAAGGCGCTTGTAGGACCTATAGCTGAAATGGTAATTAGAAATTTCAAAGTAGATAAGGCTTTTATTGGTGCAAATGCGGTATCTTATGAAAACGGCCTTATGACTCCTGACATTATAGAAGCAAATACAAAAAAGGCCATGATTGATGTTTCGAATGAGGTTTACGCTGTTGTTGACCATACGAAATTTGGCAAGAAATCTTTCGTGAAATTTGCCGATATCGGTGATATAACAGCCATTATTACTGACGATGAACTGGACTATGAGATAGTGAAGAAGTATGAGCAGGTAAATGTGGATGTATTAAATTTTGGAAAGGATGTAGCAGATGATAACGACAGTGACCATAAACCCGGCGATAGACAGAACATTGATAATTGA